A genomic window from Bacteroidota bacterium includes:
- a CDS encoding anthranilate synthase component I family protein — protein sequence MRISKTFAIADTDEFRKKLSVYADTFDVFALPDSCGNTVYGSTTFDYALAAGARHILVAQSGNAFEQLKQFRATYPDFCFGYFGYDLKNETEVLFSKNFDGMDWPDMVFFIPEIYLEVKENNCTIYLFEDNNLQHESIFTAIQSTAYIEKPSVVTPLQQRIPAERYLQKVRDIKHHIAEGDIYELNFCQEFYSSGTLDAVSVYNNLCEKSKAPFSVLFKWENRYLISASPERFLKKQGSKVMSQPIKGTHQRSADAALDEQYKNNLFHSIKDRAENVMIVDLVRNDLAKYAKTGTIKVDELFGIYSFQQVHQMVSTISADLKDGVDGVDVIRSAFPMGSMTGAPKVMAMQLIEQYEATKRGLFSGAFGYFTPGGDFDFNVIIRSIQYHATTKYISIQTGGAIVYDSVAEDELEECYLKLRALRSVIFSRI from the coding sequence ATGCGCATCAGTAAAACATTTGCTATTGCTGATACTGATGAATTCCGCAAAAAATTATCGGTGTATGCTGATACATTTGATGTATTTGCTTTGCCTGATAGTTGTGGCAACACTGTGTATGGCTCAACCACTTTTGACTATGCTTTGGCTGCGGGTGCAAGACATATTTTAGTTGCACAATCCGGAAATGCATTTGAACAATTAAAACAGTTTAGAGCAACTTATCCTGATTTTTGTTTCGGTTATTTTGGTTATGATTTAAAAAACGAAACCGAAGTATTATTTTCAAAAAATTTCGATGGCATGGATTGGCCGGATATGGTATTTTTTATTCCGGAAATATATCTTGAAGTAAAAGAGAATAATTGCACAATTTATTTATTTGAAGATAATAATTTACAACACGAAAGTATATTTACTGCAATACAATCAACTGCATATATTGAAAAACCATCTGTTGTAACGCCATTGCAGCAGCGCATTCCGGCAGAACGGTATTTACAAAAAGTGCGCGATATTAAACACCATATTGCAGAAGGTGATATATATGAACTCAATTTTTGTCAGGAGTTTTACAGCTCCGGAACGTTAGATGCTGTTTCTGTTTACAATAACCTTTGCGAAAAAAGTAAAGCACCTTTTTCTGTATTATTTAAATGGGAAAATCGCTACCTAATTTCTGCCAGTCCCGAACGCTTTTTGAAAAAACAAGGGAGCAAGGTGATGAGTCAGCCCATTAAAGGAACCCACCAACGTAGTGCTGATGCAGCGCTAGATGAGCAGTATAAAAATAATTTATTTCACAGCATAAAAGATCGCGCAGAAAATGTCATGATTGTCGACCTTGTCCGCAACGATTTAGCAAAATATGCAAAAACTGGCACGATAAAAGTGGATGAATTATTTGGGATTTATTCGTTTCAACAGGTGCATCAAATGGTGAGCACAATTAGTGCGGATTTGAAGGATGGTGTTGATGGGGTAGATGTTATTCGTTCTGCGTTTCCGATGGGTAGTATGACGGGGGCGCCGAAGGTAATGGCGATGCAATTAATTGAGCAGTATGAAGCTACAAAGCGCGGATTGTTTAGCGGGGCCTTTGGTTATTTCACGCCGGGTGGGGATTTCGATTTTAATGTGATTATACGGAGTATACAGTATCACGCAACAACAAAATATATCAGTATACAAACGGGTGGTGCAATTGTTTATGATTCGGTTGCGGAGGATGAATTGGAAGAATGTTATTTAAAACTGCGTGCACTGCGGAGCGTGATTTTCTCGCGGATTTAA
- a CDS encoding SRPBCC family protein, which translates to MPTILLETTIHAPIAICFDLSRSLDLHMLSTSKTHEKAVGGRLSGLISLNETVTWRAKHFGIYQHLSVRITQMDKPFSFTDEMIKGAFKIMKHQHTFETFQNDTIMRDHFYFESPLGILGHLFNYVILTNYMRTFLIERNRIIKLVAENGDYKKYI; encoded by the coding sequence ATGCCAACCATACTCCTTGAAACAACAATTCACGCACCAATAGCAATCTGCTTTGATTTATCCAGATCATTGGATTTACATATGTTATCTACAAGCAAAACCCATGAAAAAGCAGTCGGCGGGCGTTTGAGTGGATTAATTTCTTTAAATGAAACGGTTACCTGGCGTGCAAAACATTTTGGTATTTATCAGCATTTAAGTGTCCGCATAACTCAAATGGACAAACCATTTTCCTTTACAGATGAAATGATAAAAGGTGCATTCAAAATAATGAAACATCAGCACACATTTGAAACATTTCAAAATGACACAATTATGCGCGATCATTTTTATTTTGAATCTCCCTTGGGTATTTTAGGTCACCTTTTTAATTATGTAATACTAACAAATTACATGCGAACCTTTTTAATAGAAAGAAACCGTATAATTAAATTAGTAGCAGAAAATGGTGACTACAAAAAATATATTTAG
- a CDS encoding caspase family protein translates to MRKTLLLFVVTIAIFSSCSKDNFLDETGNANTSFMADMGAPFLDPANTRVLIVGVLTYEDEASLGNFDTYHRKDQELMQTFIDYGVPEENIIGLFDENATRAHIYKSLHDIALASDSETNFVFYFAGHGFNGWDADKSSIYFANHDIKYLHPDKTGFNINFLENEFRAEFPGNSVVLLGDCCKSGGLIGIAESFGSEGKKAVGLTSCYYTEWSTGNWTFTQKIIDALKGDGLIDIDNSGTVTLGEMADGVARGLKYIDRQKSFVGYYNCGPDAVVADVTTTYPEFTDPNYQLGQYVFADFKKTIITVEITGKTGSTYQARYYNYADYATFNFTAADFKTPYFVQYTVGENVELDNFTDKPGILIGAEGDFYEIENPGGGQILWRLYEKIIADDEIPAMILDATGTWVPGQILDQTPTSYYVTYTDKNFQWDEWVDADHVTF, encoded by the coding sequence ATGCGCAAAACCCTCCTTTTATTTGTAGTTACAATTGCAATATTTAGCAGTTGTTCTAAGGATAATTTTTTAGATGAAACCGGCAATGCCAATACAAGTTTTATGGCGGATATGGGGGCTCCATTTCTTGATCCGGCAAATACAAGGGTTTTGATTGTGGGTGTGCTCACTTATGAAGATGAAGCATCGTTAGGCAATTTTGATACTTACCACCGCAAGGACCAGGAGCTCATGCAAACGTTTATCGATTACGGTGTGCCTGAAGAAAATATTATCGGATTATTTGATGAAAACGCAACAAGAGCGCATATTTATAAATCGTTACACGATATTGCTTTAGCATCCGACAGTGAAACAAATTTTGTGTTTTATTTTGCGGGTCACGGATTTAATGGTTGGGATGCTGATAAAAGTTCAATTTATTTTGCGAACCATGATATTAAATATTTACATCCTGATAAAACCGGATTTAATATCAATTTTCTTGAAAATGAATTCCGCGCAGAATTTCCGGGAAATAGTGTTGTATTATTAGGTGATTGCTGCAAAAGTGGTGGTTTAATTGGTATCGCAGAATCATTTGGCAGCGAAGGAAAAAAAGCCGTTGGTTTAACTTCATGTTATTATACTGAATGGAGCACAGGCAACTGGACATTCACACAAAAAATTATTGATGCATTAAAAGGTGATGGTTTAATTGATATTGATAATTCCGGAACAGTTACTTTAGGTGAAATGGCAGATGGTGTAGCACGTGGGCTAAAATATATCGACCGTCAGAAATCATTTGTAGGTTATTATAATTGTGGTCCGGATGCAGTGGTTGCAGATGTTACTACAACATATCCTGAATTTACAGATCCAAATTATCAACTCGGTCAATATGTGTTTGCTGATTTTAAAAAAACAATTATTACAGTTGAAATTACCGGCAAAACAGGCTCAACTTACCAGGCCAGATATTATAATTATGCGGATTATGCAACGTTTAATTTTACTGCTGCAGATTTTAAAACACCTTACTTCGTGCAATATACAGTTGGCGAAAATGTTGAGCTCGATAACTTTACCGATAAGCCCGGAATATTAATTGGTGCCGAGGGCGATTTTTATGAAATTGAAAATCCGGGGGGCGGACAAATATTATGGCGCCTGTATGAAAAAATAATTGCTGATGATGAAATTCCCGCAATGATTTTAGATGCAACCGGAACTTGGGTGCCCGGACAAATACTCGACCAAACACCTACAAGCTATTACGTTACCTACACCGACAAAAATTTCCAATGGGACGAGTGGGTGGATGCTGACCATGTGACGTTCTGA
- a CDS encoding T9SS type A sorting domain-containing protein: MKMLLSLCFMVLIGSQVSAQSPFKNLVVSQFGDSILVNWTLSGGSTCFDMHLMRSSQGSDFGEVFSVPGVCGGADDQYYDFIDTEDLVSGTTYEYMVTASNGVYESETVSILFINAGDVQLFVYPNPSQTEIQVTIDNKFTPAFFVELYTVDGKLMQKSREVSNLFSINTTALPPNGYLLKIVTQDGDILAQQFIVQ; this comes from the coding sequence ATGAAAATGCTGCTTTCTTTATGCTTTATGGTTTTGATTGGAAGTCAGGTTTCCGCTCAATCGCCCTTTAAAAATCTGGTGGTATCACAATTTGGAGATAGTATCTTGGTGAATTGGACCCTGAGTGGCGGTTCAACCTGCTTCGACATGCATTTGATGCGGTCATCCCAGGGTTCTGACTTTGGTGAGGTGTTTTCCGTGCCGGGGGTTTGTGGTGGTGCTGATGACCAGTATTACGATTTTATTGATACTGAAGACCTTGTTTCAGGCACCACTTATGAATACATGGTTACGGCATCCAACGGCGTTTATGAGAGTGAAACGGTAAGTATATTATTTATTAATGCAGGTGATGTGCAGCTGTTTGTATATCCCAACCCTTCACAAACGGAAATACAGGTTACCATTGATAATAAATTTACGCCTGCTTTTTTTGTTGAACTTTATACCGTTGATGGTAAACTCATGCAAAAATCGCGGGAGGTAAGTAATTTATTTTCTATTAATACCACAGCATTGCCGCCGAATGGTTATTTATTAAAAATAGTTACGCAGGATGGTGATATTTTAGCACAACAATTTATTGTGCAATAA
- a CDS encoding tyrosine--tRNA ligase: protein MKNFVEELRWRGMLFDMMPGTEDFLNKGMAKGYIGFDPTADSLGVGNMVQIMTLLHFQNCGHQPIALLGGATGMVGDPSGKSAERNLLDEAALQHNISSQQKQLAKFLNFDKGENAALLVNNYDWMKNFSFLEFLREVGKHLTISYMMAKDSVQTRLEKGISFTEFAYQLLQGYDFYYLWKNNQVMLQMGGSDQWGNITTGNELIRRKGGGEAYAICTPLIKKADGTKFGKTEGGNIWLDAKRTSPYRFYQFWLNSSDADAETYIKIFTLFERAVIEDIITRHRAEPHLRLLQKELAKDITIRVHSEEDYHNAVAASDILFGKATKADFEKLSDELLLDVLDGVPQFQIEKSVIENGILFGDLLADKTTILASKGEYKRAMQENSLSMNKEKVSDAEKMINGEYLINGKFILIQRGKKNYFLIIAQ, encoded by the coding sequence ATGAAAAATTTTGTTGAAGAGTTACGCTGGCGCGGGATGTTGTTTGATATGATGCCCGGAACTGAGGACTTCCTGAATAAAGGTATGGCTAAGGGTTATATTGGGTTTGACCCGACAGCAGATTCGCTTGGCGTGGGCAATATGGTGCAGATTATGACCTTATTACATTTTCAAAATTGTGGTCATCAGCCGATTGCTTTATTGGGCGGCGCTACCGGTATGGTTGGCGACCCTTCAGGAAAAAGTGCTGAACGCAATTTATTGGATGAAGCGGCTTTACAACATAATATCTCATCTCAACAAAAACAGTTAGCTAAATTTTTAAACTTCGATAAAGGTGAAAATGCTGCACTACTCGTAAATAATTACGACTGGATGAAAAACTTTTCATTCCTTGAATTTTTGCGCGAGGTGGGAAAACATCTTACCATCAGTTATATGATGGCTAAAGATTCAGTGCAGACAAGATTGGAAAAAGGTATCTCATTTACTGAATTTGCATATCAGTTATTACAGGGTTATGATTTTTATTATTTATGGAAAAATAATCAAGTAATGCTGCAAATGGGTGGTAGCGATCAATGGGGAAATATTACAACCGGTAACGAATTAATTCGAAGAAAAGGTGGTGGTGAAGCTTATGCAATTTGTACACCATTAATTAAAAAGGCAGATGGCACAAAATTCGGAAAAACTGAGGGTGGAAATATCTGGTTAGATGCTAAACGTACTTCTCCTTATCGCTTCTATCAATTCTGGTTAAATTCAAGTGATGCGGATGCTGAAACTTATATCAAAATTTTTACCCTTTTTGAAAGAGCTGTTATTGAAGATATCATTACCCGTCATCGCGCAGAACCGCATCTCCGTCTGCTTCAGAAGGAATTAGCAAAAGACATTACCATTCGTGTTCACAGCGAAGAAGATTATCATAATGCCGTAGCCGCAAGCGATATTTTATTTGGTAAAGCAACCAAAGCAGATTTCGAAAAATTGAGCGACGAATTATTGCTTGATGTATTGGATGGTGTTCCACAATTTCAGATTGAAAAATCGGTAATTGAAAACGGGATTTTGTTCGGCGATTTACTTGCAGATAAAACAACCATTCTTGCATCAAAAGGCGAATATAAACGTGCCATGCAGGAAAATTCGTTGAGCATGAATAAAGAAAAAGTAAGTGATGCCGAAAAAATGATAAACGGTGAATATCTGATTAACGGAAAATTTATTTTAATTCAACGCGGCAAAAAGAATTATTTCCTCATTATTGCACAATAA
- a CDS encoding PorV/PorQ family protein, with product MRKFSILILSGLFALSAFGQDNTPKYSNEFLSIGISARALGMSSSVVASVNDVTSGYWNPAGLTQISSDMQIGVMHAEYFAGIAKYDYGSFAMPLKDKSATIGLSLIRFGVDDIPNTLFLVEPDGSINYDNITAFSVADYAFLGSYATKLKWNNLRVGGNIKVVHREAGDFATAWGFGLDAGAQMDYKNWKFGATFKDITSTFNAWSFSFTEEEKDVLLATGNVLPENSIEITTPKIILGAAYDFTINENFGLLAEIDADITTDGRRNVLISAEPISVDPHLGIEADYKNFIFLRGGIGNVQRYIPDDLYEEAWTLQPNIGLGIEIGPVQLDYAYTNIGKQSEVLYSHVFSLLFNINKSVPLSTGTPKF from the coding sequence ATGAGAAAGTTTAGTATTTTGATTTTAAGCGGCTTGTTCGCCTTGTCTGCCTTTGGACAGGACAATACGCCAAAATATAGCAATGAATTTTTATCCATTGGTATTTCAGCCCGTGCATTGGGTATGAGCAGCAGTGTGGTTGCCTCAGTTAATGATGTTACATCAGGATATTGGAATCCCGCCGGTTTAACACAAATTTCCTCCGATATGCAAATAGGGGTTATGCATGCCGAATACTTTGCAGGAATTGCGAAGTATGATTACGGCTCATTTGCTATGCCACTAAAAGATAAAAGTGCAACCATCGGATTATCGCTGATCCGATTTGGTGTTGATGATATTCCGAACACCCTGTTTTTAGTTGAGCCTGATGGTAGTATTAATTACGATAATATCACTGCGTTTTCTGTTGCAGATTATGCTTTTTTAGGTAGTTATGCCACTAAATTAAAATGGAATAATTTACGTGTTGGCGGCAATATCAAAGTTGTACATCGTGAAGCAGGTGATTTTGCAACAGCTTGGGGTTTTGGTTTAGATGCCGGTGCACAAATGGATTATAAAAATTGGAAATTCGGAGCAACATTTAAAGACATTACTTCCACATTTAATGCTTGGAGCTTTTCATTTACTGAAGAAGAAAAGGATGTATTACTCGCAACCGGAAATGTGCTGCCTGAAAATAGTATTGAAATTACCACACCCAAAATTATTTTAGGTGCTGCTTATGATTTTACTATAAATGAAAATTTTGGCTTGTTAGCTGAAATTGATGCAGATATTACCACCGACGGCAGAAGAAATGTTTTAATCAGTGCTGAACCAATCAGTGTTGACCCACATCTTGGTATTGAAGCTGATTATAAAAATTTTATTTTTTTACGTGGCGGAATAGGTAATGTGCAGCGGTATATTCCGGATGATTTATATGAAGAAGCTTGGACGCTGCAACCAAATATTGGATTAGGAATTGAAATCGGACCTGTGCAATTGGATTATGCCTATACCAATATTGGTAAACAGAGTGAAGTGTTGTATTCCCATGTTTTCAGTTTGTTATTTAATATCAATAAAAGTGTTCCGCTATCCACAGGAACACCCAAATTTTAA
- a CDS encoding ZIP family metal transporter, translating to MTLIQLIFIVLASLAGIAAAWFLRNKTHSELLSILLSFSGAYLLGNVVLHLLPEIFAESATVTGVEHHHDYTAAIYILIGFFIQLIIVQFTRGIEHGHLHLHEHQSKGYVAGVFFGLSFHAFMEGVPLAASNMEAAQFQPLFTAILVHKIPEAFALATVLFFSVRNKNNAYILLALFAIMTPLGSFAGEQLSSGNILDFKWLIAIVCGSLIHISTTIIFEASGKAHKIGVYKFLAILAGAGIALITVMLE from the coding sequence ATGACCCTCATTCAGTTGATATTCATTGTATTAGCATCACTTGCCGGAATCGCCGCAGCCTGGTTTTTACGCAATAAAACGCATAGTGAATTACTGAGTATCCTGCTTTCTTTCAGCGGGGCTTATTTATTGGGAAATGTGGTTTTACATCTTTTACCCGAAATTTTTGCTGAAAGTGCAACGGTTACCGGAGTTGAACATCACCACGATTATACCGCAGCAATTTATATTCTGATTGGATTTTTTATCCAGCTCATTATTGTTCAGTTTACCCGCGGTATCGAACACGGACATTTACATTTACATGAACATCAAAGTAAAGGTTATGTGGCAGGCGTGTTTTTTGGATTAAGTTTTCATGCATTTATGGAAGGTGTTCCGCTGGCGGCAAGTAATATGGAAGCTGCGCAATTTCAGCCTTTATTTACAGCTATTCTGGTTCACAAAATTCCTGAAGCTTTTGCATTGGCAACAGTGTTGTTTTTTTCTGTACGAAATAAAAATAATGCCTATATCTTATTAGCCTTATTTGCTATTATGACACCACTCGGTAGTTTTGCAGGTGAACAACTTTCCTCCGGAAATATTCTTGATTTTAAATGGCTGATTGCAATTGTATGTGGTTCACTAATTCATATCAGCACCACAATAATTTTTGAAGCAAGCGGTAAAGCACATAAAATTGGTGTTTATAAATTTCTTGCCATTCTTGCCGGCGCCGGTATTGCATTAATAACCGTAATGCTCGAATAA
- a CDS encoding phosphatase PAP2 family protein yields the protein MNFPEPIQQFDQWLFLIINNKWGNSFFDVILPPVRDKFFWIPLYAIIAILLCVKYRWKGVILILLLGLNFVASDQISSSVIKPAVGRMRPCNDENFQDKVTLRIELCGGGKSFTSSHATNTFAFATLLLLFFRKRYRWVAPLALFWATLVSFAQIYVGVHYPLDILGGALLGSIISLIIYKIAVRFIFPRWKVEL from the coding sequence ATGAACTTCCCCGAACCAATTCAACAATTTGATCAGTGGTTGTTTTTGATAATTAACAACAAATGGGGTAACAGTTTTTTTGATGTTATACTTCCTCCTGTTCGCGATAAATTTTTCTGGATACCATTATATGCAATAATTGCAATTTTGTTATGTGTAAAATATCGTTGGAAAGGCGTGATACTGATTTTGTTGTTGGGATTAAATTTTGTCGCCAGCGACCAAATCAGCAGCTCCGTTATAAAACCGGCAGTAGGAAGGATGCGACCTTGTAACGATGAAAATTTTCAGGATAAGGTTACTTTACGCATCGAATTATGTGGCGGAGGAAAAAGTTTTACCTCCAGTCACGCCACCAATACATTTGCTTTTGCTACCCTCCTCCTGCTCTTTTTCCGTAAACGATACCGCTGGGTAGCCCCACTGGCGCTGTTTTGGGCCACTTTGGTGTCATTCGCACAAATTTATGTCGGGGTCCATTATCCGCTCGACATACTTGGCGGTGCCCTGTTAGGTAGTATTATTAGCTTAATTATATATAAAATTGCAGTCCGTTTCATTTTCCCCCGCTGGAAAGTGGAACTTTAA
- a CDS encoding methyltransferase domain-containing protein gives MAITKNWFETWFSQCYYDILYQHRDEDEAAAFLDALIGYLNPKPDAQILDAACGKGRHAIYLAEKGFDVTGIDLSESNIREAKIAENEHLSFFTLNMINPFRINYFDFIFNFYTSFGYFENTKDDAQCIKSFAKGLKPGGKLVIDFLNVFTTLQNLVEDEHKIIGDLKFDITKSYINGMISKKIVVQDKNKQYIFNEHVRALQFSNFEQYCSAAGLKIIDTFGNYRLQPFDKLHSERLIIIAQK, from the coding sequence ATGGCCATCACAAAAAACTGGTTTGAAACATGGTTTAGTCAGTGCTACTACGATATTCTGTATCAGCACCGTGATGAAGACGAAGCTGCAGCCTTTCTGGATGCATTGATTGGCTATTTAAATCCAAAACCTGATGCTCAAATTCTGGATGCCGCCTGTGGTAAAGGTCGCCATGCCATTTATTTAGCCGAAAAAGGTTTTGATGTTACGGGAATCGACCTCTCTGAAAGTAATATCCGCGAAGCAAAAATTGCCGAAAATGAACATTTGAGTTTTTTCACCCTGAATATGATTAATCCGTTCAGGATAAATTATTTTGATTTTATTTTCAATTTTTACACCAGCTTTGGTTATTTCGAAAATACAAAAGATGATGCACAATGTATAAAATCTTTTGCAAAAGGATTAAAACCCGGCGGAAAACTGGTAATTGATTTTTTGAATGTTTTCACCACACTCCAAAATTTGGTGGAAGATGAACATAAAATTATTGGCGATTTAAAATTTGATATCACAAAAAGTTATATCAACGGCATGATCAGTAAAAAAATTGTAGTGCAGGATAAAAACAAACAATATATTTTTAATGAACATGTACGCGCATTACAATTCAGCAATTTTGAACAATATTGTTCAGCGGCGGGATTAAAAATTATTGATACATTTGGGAATTATCGTTTACAGCCTTTTGATAAATTACATTCTGAACGACTGATAATAATCGCACAAAAATGA
- the glmM gene encoding phosphoglucosamine mutase, producing the protein MTLIKSISGIRGTIGGTAGQNLTPEDIIKFTAAFGTWIKRTTGNPIIVIGRDARISGEMVNHLVTGTLQSIGIKVIDLGLSTTPTVEIAVPRENAGGGIIITASHNPKNYNALKLLNHVGEFISAADGEAVLAIANTEEIIYSDVDKIGEYQHKFYYIQKHIDKILELPLVNKKAIKERNFRVVIDCVNSTGGISVPELLVALGVTDVIELFTNPNGRFPHNPEPLPEHLGTIAHEVKHQKADVGLVVDPDVDRLAIVCENGDMFGEEYSLVSIADYVLKTQKGNVVSNLSSTQALRDVAVKHGVEHHQSAVGEVHVVQKMKEVNAVIGGEGNGGIIYPELHYGRDALVGIALFLSHLATSGKSCSRLRAEYTNYFMAKNKIELPEGTDVQYILRKMEEKYKKEKLNKTDGLKIEMDGDWVHLRASNTEPIIRIYSESSTKTTAESINRKIMDDIKNVMK; encoded by the coding sequence ATGACACTTATTAAATCGATTTCCGGCATTAGAGGCACTATTGGAGGGACGGCCGGACAAAATCTGACCCCGGAAGACATTATTAAATTTACTGCTGCTTTTGGCACATGGATCAAACGCACTACAGGAAATCCTATAATTGTTATTGGTAGAGATGCCCGAATCAGTGGTGAAATGGTGAATCATCTGGTAACCGGAACTTTACAATCTATTGGTATTAAAGTAATTGACCTCGGATTATCTACAACACCTACAGTAGAAATTGCTGTGCCAAGAGAAAATGCAGGCGGGGGAATAATTATTACCGCATCACATAATCCGAAAAATTATAATGCATTAAAATTATTAAATCATGTAGGCGAATTTATTTCTGCTGCTGATGGAGAAGCAGTGCTTGCAATTGCAAACACTGAAGAAATAATTTACAGCGATGTAGATAAAATTGGAGAGTATCAACACAAATTTTATTACATCCAAAAACATATCGATAAAATTCTCGAATTGCCTTTGGTAAATAAAAAAGCAATTAAAGAAAGAAATTTCAGAGTAGTTATCGATTGTGTTAATTCAACAGGTGGTATTTCAGTTCCTGAATTATTAGTTGCATTGGGTGTTACCGATGTAATAGAATTATTTACAAATCCGAATGGCAGATTTCCGCATAATCCGGAACCACTGCCTGAACATCTTGGCACCATAGCACACGAAGTAAAACACCAGAAAGCAGATGTTGGTTTGGTGGTGGATCCTGATGTTGACCGTCTTGCAATTGTTTGTGAAAACGGCGATATGTTTGGCGAAGAATATAGTCTTGTTTCCATTGCCGATTACGTATTAAAAACACAAAAAGGTAACGTCGTTTCCAATTTATCTTCTACCCAGGCATTGCGTGATGTTGCTGTGAAACATGGTGTGGAACATCATCAAAGTGCAGTTGGTGAAGTGCATGTGGTGCAAAAAATGAAAGAAGTAAATGCCGTTATTGGGGGTGAAGGAAACGGTGGTATTATATACCCTGAATTACATTACGGGCGTGATGCATTGGTTGGCATTGCACTATTCCTATCGCATTTAGCCACTTCAGGTAAAAGTTGTTCCCGCTTAAGAGCAGAATATACCAACTATTTTATGGCAAAAAACAAAATCGAACTGCCGGAAGGCACCGATGTGCAATACATTTTGCGTAAAATGGAAGAAAAATATAAAAAAGAGAAACTCAACAAAACCGATGGTTTAAAAATAGAAATGGATGGCGACTGGGTGCATTTAAGAGCTAGTAATACCGAGCCAATCATCCGTATTTATTCGGAAAGTTCGACCAAAACCACGGCTGAAAGCATTAATCGCAAGATTATGGACGACATTAAAAATGTCATGAAATAG
- a CDS encoding cysteine desulfurase, which yields MRVYLDNAATTQLDPKVMEAMLPYLQQFYGNPSSIHSFGRETRAAIEKSRKLIANLFKVSPGEIFFTSGGTEANNMAMQCSVRDLGVTRIITSPIEHHAVTHTGEALKHEGKIQLQYVALHADGSVDYENLEELLKSSDAKTLVSLMHANNEIGTLLDVERVSNLCAQYGAYFHCDTVQTVAHYLLDLQKTKIHFISCAAHKFHGPKGIGFIYINSEAKIKPLIHGGAQERNLRAGTENLYGIIGLAKALEIAYAELDAVQQHITGLRDHMQKRLMEEIPGVQFNSDPKGLYTVLNVNFPANDKSELLLFNLDIAGIAVSGGSACSSGTDIGSHVIAQLKRSPGTTAVRFSFSKFNTIEEIDFAVDKIREMIPVAVS from the coding sequence ATGCGCGTTTATTTAGACAATGCCGCCACAACTCAACTGGATCCTAAGGTAATGGAGGCTATGCTTCCTTATTTACAGCAGTTTTATGGCAATCCTTCATCCATACATTCATTTGGCAGAGAAACCCGTGCGGCAATAGAAAAGTCGCGCAAGTTGATTGCCAACCTGTTTAAGGTATCACCGGGTGAAATCTTTTTCACCAGCGGCGGAACGGAGGCAAATAATATGGCTATGCAATGCAGTGTGCGCGATCTTGGCGTTACCCGCATTATTACTTCCCCAATCGAACATCACGCTGTTACCCATACCGGAGAAGCATTAAAACATGAGGGTAAAATTCAATTGCAATACGTTGCCCTGCACGCTGATGGTTCTGTTGATTATGAAAATTTAGAAGAACTGCTTAAATCTTCTGATGCAAAAACATTAGTGAGTTTAATGCATGCCAATAATGAAATTGGAACATTACTGGATGTTGAACGCGTAAGCAATTTATGCGCTCAATACGGTGCTTATTTTCATTGCGATACCGTGCAAACAGTTGCACATTATTTATTGGATTTACAAAAAACAAAAATTCATTTTATTTCCTGTGCCGCACATAAATTTCACGGACCAAAAGGCATCGGATTTATTTATATTAATTCAGAAGCGAAAATTAAACCATTAATTCACGGTGGTGCACAGGAAAGAAATTTACGCGCAGGAACTGAAAATTTATATGGCATTATCGGGTTGGCCAAAGCATTGGAAATTGCCTATGCTGAATTAGATGCAGTACAACAACATATTACCGGTTTGCGCGATCATATGCAAAAACGATTAATGGAGGAAATTCCCGGAGTGCAATTTAATTCAGACCCAAAAGGTTTGTATACGGTATTGAATGTTAATTTCCCGGCTAACGATAAAAGCGAATTATTATTATTTAATTTAGATATAGCCGGTATTGCAGTTAGTGGCGGAAGTGCCTGTAGCAGCGGTACCGATATCGGTTCACATGTAATAGCCCAGTTAAAACGTTCACCCGGAACAACAGCAGTACGTTTTTCTTTTTCGAAATTTAATACAATCGAGGAAATTGATTTTGCGGTAGATAAAATTCGCGAAATGATTCCGGTTGCAGTGAGTTGA